In Neoarius graeffei isolate fNeoGra1 chromosome 9, fNeoGra1.pri, whole genome shotgun sequence, one genomic interval encodes:
- the il17d gene encoding interleukin-17D — protein MQGGDVVVALLLLLAVVSCAARGGKGNRRVCADLPEEILEQRFGRLSVGVLSAFHHTLQLSAEPHNLSCPSAGLLQPDKRPSIPVNLRSLSPWAYRLSRDPTRYPRFIPEAYCLCKGCLTGPGREESQEYRSVPVFVPTAVLRRSAACAGGRRSYTESYESIAVGCTCVPALKPEKSTRRAAHKRKTNHKLKHSGAV, from the exons ATGCAGGGAGGGGATGTTGTCGTggccctgctgctgctgctggctgTGGTGAGCTGTGCGGCGCGGGGAGGGAAGGGGAACCGGAGAGTGTGCGCGGATCTTCCCGAGGAGATCCTGGAGCAGAGGTTCGGTCGCCTCTCCGTCGGAGTGCTCAGCGCGTTCCATCACACACTCCAACTCTCAGCAGAGCCTCACAACTTGAGCTGCCCATCAGCAGGTCTACTGCAGCCCGACAAGAGACCGAGCATTCCGGTCAACCTGCGGAGTCTTTCACCCTGGGCGTACAG GTTGAGCCGCGACCCCACGCGCTATCCCCGCTTCATCCCGGAAGCGTACTGCCTGTGTAAGGGCTGTCTGACGGGGCCGGGCCGTGAGGAGAGTCAGGAGTACCGCAGTGTTCCGGTGTTTGTGCCCACCGCAGTGCTGCGCCGCTCGGCCGCGTGTGCCGGAGGCCGCCGCTCCTACACCGAGAGCTACGAGTCCATCGCCGTGGGCTGCACGTGCGTACCTGCGCTCAAGCCCGAGAAGAGCACGCGCAGAGCCGCGCACAAGCGAAAAACAAATCACAAACTAAAGCACAGCGGCGCCGTTTAA